AATCCAAAGAAGGTTACTGGCATTGCAATTAAATCAATAGAAACTGGAAAGATTCAAGAATTGAAAGTGGACGGAGTGTTCATTGCAATTGGACATGCACCAAATACAGGTATTTTTAAGGGCTTTGTTGAAATGGATGAGCAGGGTTATATAATTACAAAACCTGGAACAACTTTAACTAGTAGAGCAGGGGTGTTTGCTGCAGGTGATGTTCAGGATAAAATATATCGCCAGGCAGTAGTTGCAGCGGGGACTGGATGCATGGCTGCGCTTGATGCAGAGAAGTTTTTAGAGTGCATTGTCAACTAGATTGGAATTTGGAAAATCTCTTGACATTTTCTTTATTCTCTTAATATAATTACATCAATAAATTGTCAGTGGTAGGGGCAGCATGCCTTTCAGAAGCGATGGAACATATAGTTTTGTCTATGAAGAGTCAAGAGCTAATCGAGTACCAAGTAATCAGAGAACTCCAAAACCACTTAGTGCGCTAACAAAAAAGTTATTTGATACTATTGATGATGAAAACCTAGAAGATTTTAAACAAGCTCTGGCAGAAGGTGCAGATGTTAATGCGTTTGATGAAGAAGGAATGACACCTTTAATGTCTACTGCTAATGCTTACATAACTAGTAATGATCAACCCACATTAGAAAAAATGGCTAAATTGCTTATACAAAACAGAAGTATTAATATTAATGCTCAGAGTAAGCAAGCTATATCTGAAGAACAATGGCGGTATACTCGTGATTTTCAGGGTGTTATACTGTTAGGGTTTAGGCCAACAGCTGATATGCGCAAAGACACAGCCTTACATATTGCTTGTCAAGTTGGGGCTAAAGATATGGTAAAAATGTTGCTCACACACCCGGATGTGGAAACTGATGTTAGAAATTGTGAATATAAAAGTCCTGCGAATTGTATTGCAAGAGGATCTGAGGACATAATAAAATTAGAATTTGAAAAAGCGCAAAAAGGAAAAGAGTTATTAACTGTCCTTCCTGAGGATATTGGCTCAGCGCAAACTCTATTGAATCAAGATTTTAATCCTAACTGTTGGAAAGAAAACCAAAGTGGAGAAATAGAAACGCCTCTTAGTTTAATTATCAAATCGTGTTTAGAAGGAATAACAGAAGATAAAAAAGAAGTATTGGTTAAGCTTTTGAAACATAAGGAGCTGGATTTTAGTCAGATAAAGTCAATACCTGCAATAGAACAGCTAGGGGGCATGAATAATATACCAGTGGATTCTACTGAGCAGTTTGTACAAGAGCTTGTAGAAAAACTTGAAAAGATAAAAGCTCAACCTACAAAGAAGGATAGAAAACTGAACAATACAAGAGAAGAGTCAAATGAGAGGATTCATCGAAAAAGTGATGGACGAGCAAATTCTCCAGGCGGAAAACAAAACAACTACGCTCTTACATTTTTTATATTGTCGGGAACATTTGTTGTTGGTGCGTGTTTAACGATAGTGGATTATCCAGAGATAAGTGCTGGTCTTGCTGCAGTTGCGCTGGGTCTTTTTTTAGTAGGGTATTTTTTATACAAAGGGGATGAAAAAGACATAGGACCTGGTAGTGCTACCGATAATCCTCAAGTTACAAGTATTTTTATTTCTTCTCCAAATTCTGCTGAAAATTTTTGTACATATTAAAAACGTCTTGATAATTTAGGTGAGTGTAAACTTGGGTAGTTTCCAGGCTTGAGTGGCCAAGCAGTTGTTGTATTGACCTTATGTCAACATTTTCTTGAAGCAAATGAGTGGCGAAACTGTGACGGAATGCGTGTGGAGATAGAATTTCTGGCAAATTTAACGTTCTCCTTATCTTCTGCAAACGATTAGCGACGTAAGTTCTTCCCAATTTTTTTCCTCTTACTCCCACAAAGAGATATTGTGCTTCATCGTCAATGCCAAGGTAAGGACAAGCTTTTATATATTCTTGTATGCATTTTTTTACTACCGGAAGAATAAATACCTGCCTTTGTTTGTTTCCCTTACCTGTAATTATTAAATTTTCGCCACTTACATCACTA
This genomic stretch from Wolbachia endosymbiont of Cimex lectularius harbors:
- a CDS encoding ankyrin repeat domain-containing protein, whose amino-acid sequence is MPFRSDGTYSFVYEESRANRVPSNQRTPKPLSALTKKLFDTIDDENLEDFKQALAEGADVNAFDEEGMTPLMSTANAYITSNDQPTLEKMAKLLIQNRSININAQSKQAISEEQWRYTRDFQGVILLGFRPTADMRKDTALHIACQVGAKDMVKMLLTHPDVETDVRNCEYKSPANCIARGSEDIIKLEFEKAQKGKELLTVLPEDIGSAQTLLNQDFNPNCWKENQSGEIETPLSLIIKSCLEGITEDKKEVLVKLLKHKELDFSQIKSIPAIEQLGGMNNIPVDSTEQFVQELVEKLEKIKAQPTKKDRKLNNTREESNERIHRKSDGRANSPGGKQNNYALTFFILSGTFVVGACLTIVDYPEISAGLAAVALGLFLVGYFLYKGDEKDIGPGSATDNPQVTSIFISSPNSAENFCTY